One genomic region from Cryptococcus gattii WM276 chromosome C, complete sequence encodes:
- a CDS encoding uncharacterized protein (Similar to SGTC gene model, INSD accession EAL22019.1), protein MGPGQGYGLPSYGLPARPSFDTPASAAGQSRQQGYPQPQQYMPQAQQGFYPGYGYGYQPTLSGGYPSGGFYPMYAAPAPSFGQSLFRPPVTVNPEGYSYSTTYLSNQYSQQPSAPNPITKRQRPNNSSVMTSGESSAKPWRNCSHPGCKFVGPGDQVEIHEEDRHLIYAPGKVPERSEEEERFAKRNGPLPPIQGTNITLNTPEDIERWIAERKSRWPTAKRVQEKEEERQAAIARGEVPEKQRKGKGRRNDPASLAEEWGREVKDEEAGTPRVFERERGRGRGRGRVSMRGRSSRPGDGVRNDEVAPGHPIVQPSIQSQPTQNGKIKPTADSLTGLGGYDTPAESASVSGSTDTGSSIESDSESDSSSNSSSDSEDDQPKQKLADASTSSPPTNTTKLIVLAPSKPICKFFAQQGRCKFNDRCRFAHVAPDGSSVDTPAQIENQRPAPQQEKKKQPRQPPPRKPNPFERPSMLGALLANPIQNTLSQISQTIRFLVANDMLQDVEIRPGQAEEEEKARNKVVLLDGSKDNNEAIDNKPNMERAGDLVQEMKETVEGSEAMGEDKINVV, encoded by the exons ATGGGACCCGGTCAAGGATATGGCCTCCCGTCTTACGGTCTTCCGGCACGTCCGTCCTTCGACACACCAGCTTCAGCCGCTGGTCAGTCCCGACAACAAGGATATCCTCAGCCTCAGCAGTACATGCCTCAAGCACAGCAGGGATTTTATCCAGGATATGGGTATGGATATCAACCCACCTTATCTGGAGGATATCCGTCTGGCGGTTTCTACCCCATGTATGCGGCACCAGCACCATCGTTTGGTCAGTCCCTCTTTCGACCGCCTGTAACTGTCAACCCGGAAGGATATTCCTATTCCACGACCTATCTCTCAAACCAATACAGCCAACAGCCTTCCGCTCCAAATCCGATAACGAAGCGTCAACGTCCGAACAACAGTAGTGTCATGACAAGCGGAGAGTCAAGTGCGAAGCCGTGGAGAAACTGTTCCCACCCTGGGTGTAAATTTGTGGGGCCTGGAGATCAAGTGGAAATTCATGAGGAAGATAGACATTTGATTTATGCTCCCGGAAAGGTACCAGAGAgaagtgaagaagaggagaggtTTGCAAAGCGTAACGG CCCCTTACCCCCTATACAAGGGACAAATATAACCCTCAATACACCGGAGGATATAGAAAGATGGATAGCCGAACGTAAATCCCGCTGGCCGACTGCCAAGCGTGTACAAGAAAAG gaggaagaacgGCAAGCAGCTATTGCCCGTGGAGAAGTTCCTGAAAAACAaagaaaaggcaaaggTAGACGCAACGATCCAGCGAGTCTAGCAGAAGAATGGGGGAGGGAAGTcaaagatgaagaggcaGGCACTCCACGTGTGTTCGAGAGGGAACGgggacgaggaagaggacgaggacgagTGAGCATGCGGGGGAGAAGTTCAAGACCTGGGGATGGAGTGCGAAATGATGAGGTTGCTCCGGGGCACCCCATCGTGCAGCCCTCTATCCAATCTCAACCAACGCAAAATGGCAAAATTAAGCCTACGGCTGACAGTCTGACCGGGCTCGGTGGCTACGATACACCCGCCGAATCGGCTTCTGTATCAGGTTCCACTGATACAGGATCTTCCATAGAAAGCGATTCTGAAAGCGACTCATCCtcaaactcttcttctgacTCGGAAGATGATCAACCCAAGCAAAAACTTGCCGACGCTTCAACTTCTTCCCCCCCTACCAACACCACTAAGCTCATTGTCCTCGCTCCTAGCAAACCGATCTGCAAGTTCTTTGCCCAGCAAGGAAGATGCAAGTTTAACGACCGTTGCCGATTTGCGCATGTCGCCCCAGATGGCTCTTCTGTTGATACTCCGGCACAGATTGAGAACCAAAGGCCAGCACCTCAgcaggagaagaagaaacaaCCACGGCAACCTCCCCCTCGGAAACCTAATCCTTTCGAACGGCCCAGTATGCTTGGTGCA TTACTTGCCAACCCCATCCAAAATACCCTCTCGCAGATATCGCAGACCATCCGTTTTTTGGTCGCTAACGATATGCTTCAAGATGTTGAGATCCGTCCAGGTcaagcagaggaagaagagaaagcAAGGAACAAGGTTGTATTATTGGATGGATCAAAGGATAATAATGAAGCGATTGATAATAAGCCTAATATGGAGCGTGCCGGTGATCTGGTACAAGAAATGAAAGAGACTGTGGAGGGGAGCGAGGCTATGGGGGAAGATAAGATCAATGTCGTTTAG
- a CDS encoding uncharacterized protein (Similar to TIGR gene model, INSD accession AAW42467.1) produces the protein MEALSRREENEINEAAKKEALRSCDDFVKDFADCATGRTFSLPFMCRTRLNAMQGCMRDYMTQERMDAMKLDFIAHRSEKGREAVEALRKSREEKLRKMAGIKDEPARI, from the exons ATGGAAGCCCTCtcaagaagagaggagaatGAAATTAACGAAGCAGCCAAGAAGGAAGCTTTAAGGTCATGCGACGACTTCGTCAAAG ATTTTGCCGATTGTGCTACTGGTCGGACGTTCTCTTTGCCTTTCATGTGTAGAACTAGGCTCAATGCGATGCAAGGGTGTATGCGAGACTA CATGACACAAGAAAGAATGGATGCTATGAAGCTTGACTTCATCGCTCACCGATCagaaaagggaagagaggcCGTTGAAGCGTTGAGAAAGAGTAGAGAAGAGAAGCTGAGGAAGATGGCGGGTATCAAGGACGAACCAGCCAGAATATGA